A genomic window from Schistocerca serialis cubense isolate TAMUIC-IGC-003099 chromosome 4, iqSchSeri2.2, whole genome shotgun sequence includes:
- the LOC126475194 gene encoding cuticle protein 38-like encodes MYKLVILPLLFAAVSAGYLGGVAVAPAAVAAPVAYAAPVAYAAAPALAVAPALRAAPLAVAAPAIAAPLSYAAAAPILKIH; translated from the coding sequence GTGATCCTGCCGCTGCTGTTCGCCGCCGTGTCGGCCGGCTACCTGGGAGGCGTGGCCGTGGCGCCAGCGGCCGTCGCCGCCCCcgtcgcctacgccgcccccgtGGCCTACGCCGCCGCCCCCGCCTTGGCCGTGGCCCCCGCTCTGCGCGCCGCCCCTCTGGCTGtcgccgcccccgccatcgccgCTCCTCTGTCCTACGCAGCTGCGGCTCCGATCCTCAAGATCCACTGA